The region TGGGTTCCACTTTTTATTCAGCAAATTGCCTATCCAAAATTATAATTTAGTAAAGAGAGTCTTGAAAGTGACTTGTCTTCTGGTGTTTTCAGCGTTTGCGTAATATCTGTTTGCCAGGCTTACTGCCAGGTCTTATGGGCACTTAAGACACAGCTCCTCTCCCAGGAGACTCTAAGCAACCTCAGCCAAGGGGTGCACTGATTATGAACAATGCCAAAGACTTAAGGTCTGTTGTTGCCAGTGTAAACTGCTTTATTACATTATATTAACTCAGTGAGAGATGTTTTCAATTGTGTGCTCGTGGTGGTTTTagcaaaaaggaatgagggatCTTCTAAACTCAGAGTAGTCAGGGAAAATGCAGGAAAAGTATCTGCTTCTGTTGCCTTTTCCCCTGAGCAAAGCCTATGTTAGGGCAGAAGCCTTCAGCAATGCCTGCTACCCTCCTCTAACCACAGATCTCAGCAGAGACTAGCTCCCTAGGCAAGAGTGGGTACCCTAGGGGTAGCCTCTTGTCACAAGTATAACATTAATTTTCTCATGAAAGGAGGACATCATCATTACTTGAAGTGTACAAATCTGTTTTCTTGTTGCTTTATAAGTTGGCCTTGTTCTGTTTGCAAGTATTAAGTCATCTACTTAAGATACAGCATGTTTACTTTCATGGTTCTCTTTTATAGATAACTTATGATTTCAGACATTATTTCAAGTGCTAGGTTTCCCGGGTTGTTTTTCTTGGctcaaaaattaatttattgagCAGTCTATTCACATGTTGCAAAGCTTGCAAAAAGGTAACACCCTCCATGTGTAATGGATGTTGTGGTGAATTCTTGGAAAGTTTAAATGCCCTGTCCAGTCCTTTCAGTTCCTGATTAGTGCTACACTTCATTGAGATAAGATTGACTCTTCCTGAGTGATTACTTACCTTTCCCATTCTGTTCTGAACTTGTGAAATAGTAACAGTATTCTGTAAAAGTGGTGCATTCTAAGAAGACCTTAATTCATGCCAGACTACAGTGGTTTCTTGAGTACATTCATAATGGAAGGAAATAGTAGATTTCAGAGTTAGCGAAAATagagatgtaatttttttcccatcTAAGTATACAGTCCCCTTTAGGGCCCATGGATCACAGGTTAAGAATCTGTCCCAGACTGTTGAAAATGCAGTTTGAGATGGCATTCCCTTCTAGAAGACTCAAAACATCATTTGATTTATATCTTTGAGTAACATTGTATTATGTGGCCTGCTTTGGTTGCAGTAATTGTGAAACCAATGAAGTTTGTTTTGTGGTGTTTTCATCAGGGTCAACAGTTGTCACCGACAGATGGCTGAGATTGCTGTGAATGCCGTCCTCACTGTAGCAGATATGGAGCGGAGAGACGTTGACTTTGAGCTTATCAAAGTAGAAGGCAAAGTGGGCGGCAGGCTGGAGGACACTAAACTGATTAAGGGTGTGATTGTGGACAAGGATTTCAGTCACCCACAGATGCCAAAAGTAAGCCATTGCATTTCACAGCTTCACATTGTTGGTCAACTCTTAATTCCACcaattaaaatgtctttatgttCCCCCATAGAAAGTGGAAGATGCTAAGATTGCAATTCTCACATGTCCGTTTGAACCacccaaaccaaaaacaaagcaTAAGCTGGATGTGACCTCTGTCGAAGATTATAAAGCCCTTCAGAAAtatgaaaaggagaaatttgAAGAGATGATTCAACAAGTAAGTCTTACCAGAGTCCTCAGTGGAATTTAAACTCCCAAAGGATACAGTTAGTTAGGTTTGGTTAGTAAATATGTGTAGTCTTTCTTCACTTCTAAAACATACACAGGAAAAAACCAAATTGCATAGAAAGGCATAAACAGGGAAGAATTCTAATTGTGTCTTCAAATGGTAGCatgttcaggccaggtgcagtggctcacgcctgtaatcccagcactttgggaggctaaggcaggtagatGGTGAGGTCATTGACACCatctgactaacacggtgaaaacccatctctactaaaacacaaaatataagccaggcgtggtggcaggcacctatagtcctagctactggggaggctgagacaggagaattgcttgaacccgggaggcagaggttgcagtgagctgagcttgcaccactacactccagcctgggcgacagagtgagactctgtctcaaaaaaatggtAGTGTGTTCAGGGTCCTGAAAGCAGTGACCCTGTTACCTAAAGCCGTGCTTTCAATTGTACATATTATATTTGTTCTCCTGGACAAATTTAACGTAGCTTACCTTGCCTTTAAGATTTCTGACTATACCTTTTAGGCAAGAGTTAATGAGTAACTGGAGTTAAACCAGAATGCACTTATAGTTAAGTCTAGTTTGGGTTCATGAATACCTTAGCATAGGTGTGCTTTCTGTCTGACGTAGCAACTCCTCTTTGGGGGCTCCATCCATGGTAGTTGAGAACATCAGTACTCAAGAAGACAGGAACATGGGTTGGTTAGAGCATTATTTATCATAGCAAACCAACTAGAGACTGTTTTCATGTCTGTTCTTGGGAAAGTTGTTGAATGTACTCATTGATGGTGTGGTTCTTTGTGCCTACAATGTACCATGCTCTGTTGTAGGCACTAAAGGTACAGCAGGGAATGAAGCCAAGCTCGTGCTCTTGAGGCACAGATAAGGGAAGAGTGGGTACAGCTCCATTACAGACACTGGTCAGAGACGTGACCTGTAAGGAGAGGCCAACATTGGGTGAGAGCAGTGCCCCTGGGGGAGGAGCCTTCCAGGCTGAAGACAGATGGGGATGCTCTTGAGCCAGGAACGTTGTTGGCTTGTACAAGGAACAGCCAGCCTCAGGGATTGGAGCATGCTGGCAGGAGCTTATACATAAAAGGCCATCATCTGGGCCGGTGGGACACTGGTCATGAGAATGGTGCCTCAGCTGTGCTGGGGGGTCACAGATAAACTGAGAGGCCAGGGATGTTACTGGATCATGCTGGTGAGGCGCAGGTTgctgagaatgagaaagaaatggTGATGGGACTAGATGCTAAAATGTTAAAGAATGAGAGGCAGGGACCCAAAGAGGAACCCTGTAGGTGACTAAGGAGCAAGAAGGACCCCTCTCCTGTTTTGAGCACGTGAGAGGGAAAGCAGCTGCCATCTGAGGAGGGTTGCAGGGGCAGGTTGGTTTTCAGGGGTTGTGACGGAGAGGTTGTATAAGGAGGCTGCTGTTCTGGACTAAGTTCCAGAGGgtcagggaaggaagagagggagagccAGGCAGTAGCGGGTGGTCTGGGAGGCCTGATGGGGACAGGTAAGCCAGAGTTGTGGGGCATGGTGTGGCAGTCCCAGGTGAGCACCAGAGGTGGGGTGGGCAGCCTGATCGTTGCCCTCCCAAGGAAAAGTTACTTTGCCATTCACAGGTCAGGGTGAGGGTGCTTCTTACTGGAAGTAGGGTTGCCTCTGTGGGCGCCCGAATTAGTTTATGGATCCACTGAGGATTGTCCACTCAGGTGAGACGGGCAAGTTGCAAGTGGTTCATAACATTGTTTGTTTAAAACATACTCAGATGAAACTACTCTGTAGGTGTTTGTGACAGGACAGAGCAGGGTATTAGCTTTGTTTGTTGACATTTCTGTTGGTTTTGCATCAGTATAACAATAGGGTTCAGCATGAATTACTGCTTGTGATTTTTAAAGCATAGTTTAAACAATGAGGTGATCCCCATTGATAAAATATTCACTATTTAGAATTTGGAACTGATAGAAAAGTGGACGCTtgtctatttccttccttctctttcctttgcttttgtgttttgagTGCACCTGCCTTACACCCAACTGTACCTCTCCTTTTTTCAAACATTGTAATGAAGAATAAATACCCACTTTCTCTTGATATGATTGTGGTGTTTCTTTTCCCAGATTAAAGAGACTGGTGCTAACCTAGCAATTTGTCAGTGGGGCTTTGATGATGAAGCAAATCACTTACTTCTTCAGAACAACTTGCCTGCGGTTCGCTGGGTAGGAGGACCTGAAATTGAGGTAGGATGTTCCACGTGAAGAGACTTTGAGAAGTAGGGGTTCAGCTTATGTGTTGAGGGGTGTTTTGATAGCCCTGCCTTAAATAACTGCATCACACCAAGGCTGGCAGATGAGGGGAGGGTGAGCTGGGAGAGAGGAAAGCGCTGGAATCTTTGTTACTGTTTGGATAACAGTGCTGTGTGTTTCTGGTGTTCCCTGGCATTTTGAAATTCTCTCCCTGTGTTGTCTCACTTGGCCCTGTCGTTGACTTACTAAGGCTGGAAGACCTGGTCTCATCCAAATATTAACGGCAGTCCCAGACAATGGTGCCTCGGTGGTTCTCACTGCAGCGCAGTGCAAGGAACATGCAGGCTGGGTTCCCAGAGTGAGGGAGGGCTGCGCAGAGGGGAGATGAGGGCATGAGCTTAGAGGACGGGCGTTGGGTGATAGATCCAGGCAGCACCAAAGCCCCAATCAAGATGCCCAGCTCAAGAGCCTTGTTACCTAACAAGGTGCTTTGGGTTGAACTGGAGATGTTTTGGTCAAAGTGGGGCAGCAGTTCTAGTGAACAAGTTGGTCTTAGATCAAGTTTTGCTCATTTGTGGCCCAGTTTTGAAAGTTAACTTCACCAGTACTGTCTTCGTCCTTCTCCCTGACCACCCCCATTAGCTGATTGCCATCGCAACAGGAGGGCGGATCGTCCCCAGATTCTCGGAGCTCACAGCCGAGAAGCTGGGCTTTGCTGGTCTTGTACAGGAGATCTCATTTGGGACGACTAAGGATAAAATGCTGGTCATCGAGCAGTGTAAGAACTCCAGAGCTGTAACCATTTTTATTAGAGGAGGAAATAAGATGGTGAGAATTCAACTATTTGTCCTATACTATTGCTTATTTTGCTTCATGGTCTGGCTTTTTTGCCTGTATGTATTTAACAGAGACACAGTCaccataagaaaaataatcatgttTCTCAAACAATGATGTATCATGCTGTAAAATTACTGAAGACCATGTTAAATAGTTAATTTCACAAGGCACATTTGCCTTTCTGCTGACCCTTAGAGTATACAACATACACTATgagatttttatatctttttaaatacttaaacacAGTTTAAATATTCAAGTCCTGGATTTTAGAATCTTTGATACAATTACCTTAGGGGTTGGTTAAACTGCTAGTCCTAGCAACATAAGACTCATTTTAATAACAAATTACAATATGGTGTTATTACCAAGGATGACTTACATCTGTCCCTTAGGTAGAAAAAGAGAACCCAAGTGAATAAATTGACGATCTCTGTTCTTTGAGAATGAGTTTTTAGCACATTGTGATAGATCTTTGCgaggtttgtctgtttttgactCTTGCTTGACCATATATCCTAGAATGAGTCACTGGCCGCCTCTGCCTCTTGAATTTTGTTAACTATGTTGCAGGAAGGAAAGCTAGAAAGATACAGATTATCCGATAGTGGAGGCCATCTAAATATTAGAGCACAGCCTCTCTGTCTTTAAAAAGGTGCCAGATACTTGGCTCTCAATTGAATAGCTCTTGATCACATTAATTTAGGCAAAGCTGTTTTCCTTAGATCATTGAGGAGGCGAAACGATCCCTTCATGATGCTTTGTGTGTCATCCGGAACCTCATCCGCGATAATCGTGTGGTGTACGGAGGAGGGGCTGCTGAGATATCCTGTGCCCTGGCAGTTAGCCAAGAGGCAGATAAGGTAAGGGATATGTGCAGACTTAGTGAAAGACTCAGGCCTCGTTGATGGTGGAGAGTGTGAGACTGCGGAACAGCAAGGTGCTGGACGCAAAACAAAAGCATCGTGAGCTGTGTGTAGGTGACAGGTGTTTTAATCTAAGTTAATTCCCACGTTCCTGTATTCAGATTCTGGTTACCATAAACTAGCATTTCTCAGCTGTTTTCAGACAGTTCATCCTTGAAATAATAAATCTCTAGTCTTTTAatgttatttgaaattcaaaattaatattataaCTTAAAATAAAGCCGTAAGAGCTGCTGTATTTTGAGACATCTCTCACATGTATGTATACCCTCTCCCTGTATTCTGTGGTGACATAATATTCTgatagatacaaaaataaagacagcCTGTTCTTAAAATTCTTTGTGAGCTGACTTTTCAAAGTATGTGATACAGTTGTTTTCAAGGTGCCGCTGGGTTGCTTTGTTTCGCCAAGTGCACTCACCATACCTCTGTACCTTTCCAGTGCCCCACCTTAGAACAGTATGCCATGAGAGCGTTTGCCGACGCGCTGGAGGTCATCCCCATGGCCCTCTCTGAAAACAGTGGCATGAATCCCATCCAGACTATGACCGAAGTCCGAGCCAGACAGGTGAAGGAGATGAACCCTGCTCTTGGCATCGACTGTTTGCACAAGGGGACAAATGGTGAGGAGCTGTCACGCCTCTGTGTGGGGTGTCTGATTTAAACTGAATAATCATCCACTGTATGTGCTGTGAGATGATGGtgtctttttaaatatgtaaaccCACTTCAGGTGTTCAAGTCCTGAATTTTAGAATGTTTGATTGCCGTAGGAATTGGTTAGATTACTAGACCTAGCAACATAAGACTCACTGTAATAACAGTAAACTGCATATGGTACTATCACCAAAGATGACTTAGGTTTTAATCTCTGGTTTTTGGGAAGTAATGCCATATTGCTGTTTTTACACAAATGTCTGTCAGTGGACAGCATATATATAACAGCTCTGAAGTGGGCTTTAGTTCACAGTTCACTGTGTGGTTAATCCTGCACACTGTGGAGCATTTTCTATATGTAATACTATAACCTCTGTAGCCACTTGTGTAGCTCAGCTCCCAAAAAGATATGGTGGCTGTAGCTTGTTGAAACAGTGGTCTCAGGCATTTCTGTACTAAATCAGGCCATGTCTGTAATCCATTCACAGAATGTGACAGTTTTTGCTTAAAGGTATAGGTACATTCTGCTTTCCATGCTCATATTCCAAGGGTTTCAATAATAGCAATTCTTTGTGAGGCAAATATGTAATGTTTCTAACTTGAATGCCTGGTTGTGCTCAAATTTAGCATTtctagggccaggtgcagtaactcatgtttgtaatcccagcactttaggaggccaagccaggtggatcacctgaggtcaggagtttgacaccagcctgaccaacatggtgaaacaccatctctactaaaaatacaaaaattagccaggcctggtcagggcaggcacctgtaatcccagctactcgggaggctgaggcaggagaatcgcttgaacccgggatgcagaggttctgatgagccaagatcgcactgttgtactccagcctgggcaacacctgtctccaaaaaaaaaaaattagcatttctaGATCTTTCTTGGAAATATCATACATTTCAGCTCTGGTCACATTCACTTACTTTAGATTTCCTAAGTTAGGGTGTGGATACTTTGTGGGATAAGATGTTACTGAAAAATTTCACCCTGTAGCTAGTCATTGGAGACAGCCCCCTCCCAACAGCTCTCTCTTTACCAGGTTCGAGTTCCAGAGTGTCCTTGGAAGTAATGAAATTACAttcatctgaaaatgaaatataactgAAATTAGTGGCTTCCTGCTTGGCTTCCAGGAGTTTGTATTTCTTAAGTCTTACTGTGATTCCATAAATCAGAAAGAGCTGGTTATTGATAGTTTATGGTATGCTATTTTAGGATAATCAGTGTCCTTGTATTTTTCAGATATGAAGCAACAGCATGTCATAGAAACCTTGATTGGCAAAAAGCAACAGATATCTCTTGCAACACAAATGGTTAGAATGATTTTAAAGATTGACGACATTCGTAAGCCTGGAGAATCTGAAGAATGAAGACATTGAGAATACTATGTAGCAAGATCCACTTCTGTGATTAAGTAAATGGATGTCTTGTGATGCGTCTACAGTTATTTATTGTTACATCCTTTTCCAGACACTGTAGATGCTATAATAAAAATAGCTGTTTGGTAACCA is a window of Pongo pygmaeus isolate AG05252 chromosome 4, NHGRI_mPonPyg2-v2.0_pri, whole genome shotgun sequence DNA encoding:
- the CCT5 gene encoding T-complex protein 1 subunit epsilon isoform X1 — protein: MASMGTLAFDEYGRPFLIIKDQDRKSRLMGLEALKSHIMAAKAVANTMRTSLGPNGLDKMMVDKDGDVTVTNDGATILSMMDVDHQIAKLMVELSKSQDDEIGDGTTGVVVLAGALLEEAEQLLDRGIHPIRIADGYEQAARVAIEHLDKISDSVLVDIKDTEPLIQTAKTTLGSKVVNSCHRQMAEIAVNAVLTVADMERRDVDFELIKVEGKVGGRLEDTKLIKGVIVDKDFSHPQMPKKVEDAKIAILTCPFEPPKPKTKHKLDVTSVEDYKALQKYEKEKFEEMIQQIKETGANLAICQWGFDDEANHLLLQNNLPAVRWVGGPEIELIAIATGGRIVPRFSELTAEKLGFAGLVQEISFGTTKDKMLVIEQCKNSRAVTIFIRGGNKMIIEEAKRSLHDALCVIRNLIRDNRVVYGGGAAEISCALAVSQEADKCPTLEQYAMRAFADALEVIPMALSENSGMNPIQTMTEVRARQVKEMNPALGIDCLHKGTNDMKQQHVIETLIGKKQQISLATQMVRMILKIDDIRKPGESEE
- the CCT5 gene encoding T-complex protein 1 subunit epsilon isoform X2; this encodes MSHIMAAKAVANTMRTSLGPNGLDKMMVDKDGDVTVTNDGATILSMMDVDHQIAKLMVELSKSQDDEIGDGTTGVVVLAGALLEEAEQLLDRGIHPIRIADGYEQAARVAIEHLDKISDSVLVDIKDTEPLIQTAKTTLGSKVVNSCHRQMAEIAVNAVLTVADMERRDVDFELIKVEGKVGGRLEDTKLIKGVIVDKDFSHPQMPKKVEDAKIAILTCPFEPPKPKTKHKLDVTSVEDYKALQKYEKEKFEEMIQQIKETGANLAICQWGFDDEANHLLLQNNLPAVRWVGGPEIELIAIATGGRIVPRFSELTAEKLGFAGLVQEISFGTTKDKMLVIEQCKNSRAVTIFIRGGNKMIIEEAKRSLHDALCVIRNLIRDNRVVYGGGAAEISCALAVSQEADKCPTLEQYAMRAFADALEVIPMALSENSGMNPIQTMTEVRARQVKEMNPALGIDCLHKGTNDMKQQHVIETLIGKKQQISLATQMVRMILKIDDIRKPGESEE